AGTATTAGTTGAAACTTTAGCAGTTATAACGAAACTGTATATAGAGACATAAACAAAGGATTCTAGCCAGTTTAGAAATTATCATTTATGCATAACATGCTCACCAGGGCAGATGCTTTATATCTCTTACTTATTGGCTTACCTACACACATGGGCAGGCCTTAGCATATCTGCTCACCAGGGCagacgctctgttctcatattagtcggctcaaccttacacacctgggcaggcgccttagcatatctactcaccaggggtagacgctctgttctcatattagtcggctcaaccttacacacttgggcaggcgccttagcatatctactcaccaggggtagacgctctgttctcatattagtCGGCTCAACCTTACACACCTGGGCAGGGGCCTCagcatatctactcaccaggggtagacgctctgttctcatattagtTGGATCAACCTACACGCATGGGCAGGTGTCTTAGCGTACCTGCTCACCAGGGCAGACGCTGTATTCTCATATTAATAGGTACAACCTACACACATGGGCAGGTGCCTTAACATATCTGCTCACCAGGGCAGACGCTCTATTCGCATATTAATTAGCTCAACCTACACACAAGGGCAGGTGCCTTAGCGTACCTGCTCGCTAGGGGCAGACGCTCTATATCTCATTAATGTGAACCAAAGTTGGAGTGTCGATTCCCTGACTCTCGGTATGATGTTCTCAACGCGGTATGTATTTAGTAAACTTTGGATTACTTTTGAAATAGCTAGATAAAtaagagtattatataaacaGTACATTCATAGTGAGATACTTAGTCTAGATACTTAGCTTCAATGGACGAAATCCTTTGAAGTCCCACCACACAATTTCAGAACACTTTTCTTACAACCATTAAGTTAACATAGTGATTTATATTCTCCTTTTACTAAGTGGGTATTCAAAAGCTGACAAGTTATAACTCACCATAGACAAATCTTGGGAACAACGCTGGCGGGAATATTTCTGCTTCATGTTGCCATTAGTAATTTTGACACTATGTACACTTCGCGACCAACGTCGCGACACACCCAACGGCAAGGCGATTAATTTAGTAGGGTTTAAAGATTACACATCCACTTCATGATCCTTTCCAGGGCTCTAGTGGCAGCATCATGTCTTTAACTAGGGCTAGTTACCTCGATGAAAGTCTCAGTCTCTATCAAAGAACTATCACTTAAATGTCTAGGCTCAGCGATGACCTCATGTGACTATGGAGTACCAATTTCCAATAATGGTGAACCACACAAATTTTCTATTTCAGTATGATATAATGTGCCTCCAGTGTAGTCTGATGTCACAAGTCGGAGTGCCTCAGGTTAAAGTAAACTGATCCCTTTCGGCAGATGAATCTTAAATGAATAGCTCGCACTGCAAAGCAAGGTAACAAATCCGTCGTTTATGTCATGTTTAGCTTGCGCAGAATTCATAGCCCAAACCGGTAAATGtaaatggtgctcaataataCACTTTCTCTGGTGGCAGTGCCGGTGTTGGTGAAAGAGTATCCTTTGCACGTGACACTTCCCTTGAGGAGTCCAGTAATTTTGACGAATATTCATGAACGATACGGATAATACTCGAATAATACTTGTTTCACCAGTGACTGCAAgttctctgcccaccccatcagGGATTGTGGGCGtaagattatgtatgtacgtattataCACGGTGTGGTTGACTTCGACGTGACAGTTTCCTCGTGTATGGCCATAATCAgattattgataaaaatatggGATAGCGTTTCATATGCCCAGTTCACTTTAGACATCGTCTTCATTTGGATTTTAGGAGTCGGTTCCTTCGCAAGACCGTCCCGCGCTAGAAGAGAAAAGTTGAATTCGGAGTATCTAATAAGAATATCAGTTCTGTTAACCATTTGTCTGTCTTGGTGTTCGCTAGCCGGTTATTATTTTGAAGTGTCAGTTCGAGTTTATATTCGTCTAATGCCCAAGTAagttctaaaatattataatttttatcttTAAGTAGTTGCAGGTATATTCTATCTGAAATCTTCTAAATTGCTTCCTATTCTCCTAAGTTTTTAAACATATCCATGAAAGTGTTTTTGCTTCTCTATACATCTTTAAGgcttcttcaattattttatttcaataacgaGGTTGAATACTATGGTGAAATATCTGCAGTATGTTTTAACAAAATTAAGGTATCAAGGTAAAGTATATGCTAATCTAAAATTTTAGGATATTGTTTTCAAGGTCATGAAACCCGAAATCAGTAGTCTCTTTTGGGACACAAGGCTCTATCGTGGCAGCCGACTTGTCCACAATATTGACACTTCCGCTGTCTCCTACATGTTCTGAGGCTATGTCCACTCCTTAGGCACCCATAACAGCGATTTCCTAATTTCTCTTTCCGTTGTgcaattgttttaaatttagtgCATTGATCATTATAGTGATTTTCGTTACAAAATATACACATGAATTTTGTTCTTTTCTCTTCATAAATATGAACGGGACTACGATTTCTCTTCTGCAGATTTCtagagtctctctcaaatctgAAATTCCCGTGGTCTTCTTTAAAAGGTAAGCTTCTCTCATTTACAGGTTCGTTACTTACGTGAAGTGTTTCAACCGTATATGCTACATGTTTATCTTTGTTACTCTCCCTAGTAATGCGACAAGCATCCTCCTTGGCAGATATTATGTTCTCCAGTTCCTTTCTAATGTCGCTAATAGAATCAGCATTAGTTTTTGACCTTAACTCGTATATAATGTTTTCCGGAAATTTCTCCATAATCATGAAGCGAAGATGATTGTGGTTAATGTTTTCTCCTAGAGAAGATAAAACTCTTAGGTGTTGTTCAACCTCATTCAAAACCTTCCTACAGTCTTCATTGTTATTCTCGGCgcctttaattttatataatgctGCATAATGTGAATCTATTAGTAAGTTATGTTTACCATATCTTTCTTTCAACGCCGTTACAGCTATctggtaatttttatttgtggttTCCAGACCATCAAGTGCCTTCTGCGCTTCGCCATTCAAAGATGCCTTTAAATATAACAGCTTATCGACGTCCGACAGATTTCTTGAATGTATGTTAGAGTTAAATTGGTCCCAAAATTGATGCCAATTTAATATATTGCCATCAAACTCCGCTAGACATAACTTTGGTAATTTCCCAGAGACAAACGTCGTGCTTTTCGCCCTTGTAGACATATTAGCTTtcttattgtttaattttattcttaactCAGCTAAATTTTCTTCTGCGCCAAGTTGAATAATGCTCATACTTGAAATATCATCAGCCGCAGGCTCCTGAGctattctaaaataattattcaattcaTCGCAGAATCTCTTTATGACGGTTTCTAATTTCTGAACAATGATTTCAACTTCTTGTGTTGACATAGACTCCAGAAGAGAGACTGAGACCAATATGTTGTTGGCttgcttatttattttctctattTCGCCACATATTATTTTTAGCCTTCTTAACATCACCTCCTCCATGGTGTTTTGTTTAAATCTGGAATTGATAATGTAATCTGCTCAAAAAAACCCTTATTCATTTCATATTCTCATTATTAGATACAATTTAAACCTAAATTGAGATTTCTGACATACACATAAGTTTCAAATTGATAGATATCCTGTTTCTATGGTACATAC
The Pectinophora gossypiella chromosome 2, ilPecGoss1.1, whole genome shotgun sequence genome window above contains:
- the LOC126378529 gene encoding uncharacterized protein LOC126378529, with the protein product MEEVMLRRLKIICGEIEKINKQANNILVSVSLLESMSTQEVEIIVQKLETVIKRFCDELNNYFRIAQEPAADDISSMSIIQLGAEENLAELRIKLNNKKANMSTRAKSTTFVSGKLPKLCLAEFDGNILNWHQFWDQFNSNIHSRNLSDVDKLLYLKASLNGEAQKALDGLETTNKNYQIAVTALKERYGKHNLLIDSHYAALYKIKGAENNNEDCRKVLNEVEQHLRVLSSLGENINHNHLRFMIMEKFPENIIYELRSKTNADSISDIRKELENIISAKEDACRITRESNKDKHVAYTVETLHVSNEPVNERSLPFKEDHGNFRFERDSRNLQKRNRSPVHIYEEKRTKFMCIFCNENHYNDQCTKFKTIAQRKEKLGNRCYGCLRSGHSLRTCRRQRKCQYCGQVGCHDRALCPKRDY